In Desulfobulbaceae bacterium, the DNA window AGTCCCTTTTTTTTGAACTATTACCTGGTGTGATGACTTCATATGCTAACGGAATCTTTAGAGAATAAATATCCAGATCAACTTGCCGATCGACGAAGGCACGAGCGTGTCAGTCTTCGGTCTGGTACTTTCGCCGGTTGTTCCCCCAACGTCGGTGAAGTTGTCGATATAAGTCTGGGTGGAATATCGTTTAGTTATGTTGAGTTTGGCGGAGATCGCTCACCCTCATCAAACTTTATTTTATGCGGTACAGACGGCTGCTGTGTTGAGGATTTGTCCTATGCCGTTGTCTCTGATAAGGTGTTCCACAACTCATCGGCACTTTCTCATATTGTAACTAAGTTGCGGAGAATTAAGTTTACTGATTTGACTGAGGACCAGATCCGGATGCTTCAGGACTTTATAGACATGAATCGAGACAACTAAGCCGTTACTAATTTTTTTTGATTTTTACTGGTAGAGAGCTATCATGAAAGAAGCACAATATATTGAAGATGAACGGCGGCGGTTTAAACGGTTTAAGGTTAAACAAGAGTCTTCATTTGTAATGTCTTCGGAATGGCCTGCACTTGGAGAGATCGTTGATATAAGCGAGGGTGGGCTTTCTTTTGGCTACACGGATACCCAGAAATGGCCCTCGTTGTTAGCTGGATGCTGCATGGTTTTTGGCAGTCACGATTCTTGCCTTAACAACATCCAGATGGAAACCGTTTCAGATAGGGCAATACCCACTGATCTGCCGAGTGATGGACCTGTCGCCAGGCGTCGGGGCATTAAGTTTGGGGAGTTGTCCAAAGAGCAGAAGTTTCTGCTCGACTGTTTTATCTGGATAAATGGCATCACAGAGTGCTAGTATAGAGTTACTCACCAATTATTTTAATCAGTACACGTTTTTTTCTGCCGCCATCAAACTCCCCGTAAAAAATCTGTTCCCACGTTCCGAAATCAAGTTGACCGTCTGTGACAGCCACAACCACTTCGCGGCCCATGATCTGCCGTTTTAAATGGGCATCGGCGTTATCTTCGTAACCATTGTGACGATACTGTGAAACCGGTTCGTGGGGAGCGAGTTTTTCCAGCCATTTTTCGTAATCGTGATGAAGACCGGACTCGTCGTCGTTAATAAAAACTGAAGCCGTTATGTGCATTGCATTGCAGAGAGCGAGTCCCTCTTTGATGCCGCTTTCCTTCAGGCATTTTTCGACTTCGGGCGTTATGTTTATAAAGGCTCTTCGGGTTGGAACATTAAACCAGAGCTCTTTCCTGAAACTTTTCATCTGTTCTGTCGCCTGTTAAGATAATGGATGGCAAGCTGTCACGAATAGCAAAAAAATGGCAATGAAATGCTGCTATGAGGCTTCAAAGCCAATTTTACTGATGGCTGCTTTAATAAGCTCGACATCTACCCCATCAGCAGCTGTGTAAGTTGCTTCACCTTTGTCCAGATCAACGGTGACATCTGAAACCCCTTCAAGTTCATTTAAGGTCTTGGTGACTGATCCTTGGCAATGGCCACAGCGCATTCCTGAAATTTTTATTGTTGGCATCTTTTATCTCCTTTTGTGTTATATAGTGGACTACACTAGAATTTCTAGATTTTTATGTGCAGAATCTATACATTCTGCCAAAAGATAACAACAAGTTTAGAATTTTTTTGTGTTCTGAATGACAAAACTATGGATAACCCATACAGTAAATATGGGAAGTGTCCCTAATTAATATTTAGTTATTTAATAGAGTTTTTTTATGACAGAACAATCAAGCAATCAGTCTGAAATCCGTGCCTATATCAAGGGGATGCACTGCGCTGCCTGTTCAACGCGCATTGAAAAAGTAGTTGGTGCAACAGTCGGTGTTATTGAGGCGACGGTTAACCTTGCTGCTGAGTCGGTGTTCTTGAAGTTTGAACCGGACAGAATTACCGTTGACCAGATCGGCAAGCAGATTGCTGATCTCGGATTTGAACTGATACTGCCAGCTGAGACAGCCAGTTTGGACCTTCAGATAGGCGGAATGAGTTGTGCGTCCTGTTCCAGTCGAATTGAAAAAGTAGTGGGAGGTATGCTTGGAGTTGAAACAGCCGAGGTGAATCTTGCCGCCGAGTCTGCGATGGTTCACTATGATCCCAAAATTACTTCTTCCCGAAAAATCCGTGAGGCGATCGGTTCTCTGGGCTTTACAGCACAACCGGTAAGTGGTCAGCAGAATGTTCTTGCCGAGCGCCAAAAAGAGGCCCAGCTCCGTTTGAAACAGATGGAAAAGCGCCTTTTACCGGCATTTGTTTTTGCGATCCTTCTGTTAACTGTCTCTATGGGTGAGATGGTAGGGCTGCCGATGCCGGCAGTTATTAATCCCCACAATTCGCCATTTAACTTTGCTTTACTGCAATTTTTTCTGGTACTTCCCATACTCTGGTCAGGAAAAAACTTTTATCTCAATGGTTTTCCTGCTCTCTTCAGACGTTCACCAAATATGGATTCGTTAATTGCTATCGGCACAGGCGCTGCCTTTATCTATAGCACCTGGAATCTCATTGAAATTATGCTAGGCATAAACGTTATGGTCCGGGTTATGGATCTCTATTTTGAGTCTGCTGGCGTCTTGATCGCCTTGGTTTCTTTAGGAAAATATCTGGAGACCCGATCAAAATCAAAAACATCCGATGCTATAAGCCAACTCATGAAACTCGTTCCTGAGCAGGCCATATTGATCAAGGACGGAGTGCAGACTGCTATCTTGGTGGAGGAAATTGAAGTAGGGGACCAGTTACTGATTAAACCCGGCGACAGGGTGCCCGTCGATGGTAAAGTTGTTAAGGGGCGGTCGTCAATTGATGAGTCCATGCTTACCGGGGAGAGTATCCCGGTAAGTAAAGGCCCTGGTGACCCGATTGTCGGGGCAACGCTGAACACCAACGGAATACTAGAGATAATAGCTGAAAAAGTTGGTCAGGATACTGTGCTTTCGCGAATTGTTAAGATGGTGCAGGATGCTCAGGGTTCCAAAGCGCCGATTGCTAATCTTGCGGATACAATCAGCCTCTATTTTGTGCCGATAGTAATGGCTATTGCCGTTCTAAGCGGCCTGAGTTGGTACTTTCTGGGCGGCGCTGAGTTCTCTTTTGCTTTACGTATTTTTGTGGCGGTGATGGTTATTGCCTGTCCGTGTGCAATGGGCCTGGCGACTCCGACTTCGATCATGGTCGGTACAGGCCGTGGCGCCCAATTAGGGGTCTTGGTTAAAGGCGGTGGTGCCTTGGAGATGGCCAAGAATGTTCAGGCCATAATATTTGATAAAACCGGGACGCTAACCTATGGAAAGCCGGCCTTGACAGATTTTGTGCTTGTTGCAGAAGGAGGATTAACAAAAGAGAGCTTATTTCGTTTGGTTGCCAGTGCTGAAAATGCCTCTGAACATCCATTGGCAGAGGCGATTGTCCGAAAGGCTCAGGCTGAGGGAATTACACTGGTTTCGCCTGATACGTTTACTGCTATTCCGGGGCGGGGCATTGAGGCAGAAGTCGAGGGCAGTTCCCTCCTGTTTGGTAATCTGGAGCTTATCGAAGAACGAGGTAGTTCTGGTATTACCCAGAAGGTTCATGACACTGCTGCGGGGTTTGCGGCTGAGGGTCGCACGGCTCTTTATCTAGCGGTTAATGGCAGGGTTGAAGCCGTTGTCGGCATTGCTGATCAAATAAAAGAAGAAACACCGCGAACTATTGCACGACTGAAACAGATGGGGCTACAGGTGATTATGCTGACCGGTGATCATCGTGCAACTGCTGAGGCTATTGCTAAACAGGCAGGTATTGATGAGGTGATCGCCCAGGTAATGCCGGAGGAGAAGGCGGCTAAGGTGAAGGAGATCCAGGCCAAAGGTCTTAAGGTTGCAATGGTCGGGGAT includes these proteins:
- a CDS encoding heavy-metal-associated domain-containing protein, whose protein sequence is MPTIKISGMRCGHCQGSVTKTLNELEGVSDVTVDLDKGEATYTAADGVDVELIKAAISKIGFEAS
- a CDS encoding PilZ domain-containing protein, with protein sequence MLTESLENKYPDQLADRRRHERVSLRSGTFAGCSPNVGEVVDISLGGISFSYVEFGGDRSPSSNFILCGTDGCCVEDLSYAVVSDKVFHNSSALSHIVTKLRRIKFTDLTEDQIRMLQDFIDMNRDN
- a CDS encoding YjbQ family protein, giving the protein MKSFRKELWFNVPTRRAFINITPEVEKCLKESGIKEGLALCNAMHITASVFINDDESGLHHDYEKWLEKLAPHEPVSQYRHNGYEDNADAHLKRQIMGREVVVAVTDGQLDFGTWEQIFYGEFDGGRKKRVLIKIIGE
- a CDS encoding copper-translocating P-type ATPase, with the protein product MHCAACSTRIEKVVGATVGVIEATVNLAAESVFLKFEPDRITVDQIGKQIADLGFELILPAETASLDLQIGGMSCASCSSRIEKVVGGMLGVETAEVNLAAESAMVHYDPKITSSRKIREAIGSLGFTAQPVSGQQNVLAERQKEAQLRLKQMEKRLLPAFVFAILLLTVSMGEMVGLPMPAVINPHNSPFNFALLQFFLVLPILWSGKNFYLNGFPALFRRSPNMDSLIAIGTGAAFIYSTWNLIEIMLGINVMVRVMDLYFESAGVLIALVSLGKYLETRSKSKTSDAISQLMKLVPEQAILIKDGVQTAILVEEIEVGDQLLIKPGDRVPVDGKVVKGRSSIDESMLTGESIPVSKGPGDPIVGATLNTNGILEIIAEKVGQDTVLSRIVKMVQDAQGSKAPIANLADTISLYFVPIVMAIAVLSGLSWYFLGGAEFSFALRIFVAVMVIACPCAMGLATPTSIMVGTGRGAQLGVLVKGGGALEMAKNVQAIIFDKTGTLTYGKPALTDFVLVAEGGLTKESLFRLVASAENASEHPLAEAIVRKAQAEGITLVSPDTFTAIPGRGIEAEVEGSSLLFGNLELIEERGSSGITQKVHDTAAGFAAEGRTALYLAVNGRVEAVVGIADQIKEETPRTIARLKQMGLQVIMLTGDHRATAEAIAKQAGIDEVIAQVMPEEKAAKVKEIQAKGLKVAMVGDGINDAPAMALADVGIAMGTGIDVAIESGDIVLMKGDLGGVVTALQLSRATMRNIKQNLFWAFAYNIVGIPVAAGLLYIFGGPTLNPMIAGGAMALSSVSVVSNALRLRFFSPKL
- a CDS encoding PilZ domain-containing protein, whose product is MKEAQYIEDERRRFKRFKVKQESSFVMSSEWPALGEIVDISEGGLSFGYTDTQKWPSLLAGCCMVFGSHDSCLNNIQMETVSDRAIPTDLPSDGPVARRRGIKFGELSKEQKFLLDCFIWINGITEC